The following DNA comes from Topomyia yanbarensis strain Yona2022 unplaced genomic scaffold, ASM3024719v1 HiC_scaffold_38, whole genome shotgun sequence.
ACGGCTCAGTTCAAGCTCACCAGAATCGGCATCAAGGTGATGCTGCAAACTAAGGACGAATTTACCAAAACTAAAGCACATCTAAAAGAACAAAACGCGCAGTTTTTCACCCATGACATGCCGTCGGAGAAGCCATTCAAGGCTGTCGTAAGAGGCCTACCGGTAATGCGCCCAGAAGACATCAAAGCCGAGCTAATGGAACGGTATAAGCTTCAACCGTTGGCAGTGTACGTCATTGCTAGGAAGCAGCCTGGAAATCACGTGTACAGAGACTGCCTGTACCTCGTACACTTTCGAAAGGGAACAGTGACACTAGGAGCcttgaaagcaatgaaaatcaTCGGGAACGTCGTTATTTCGTGGGAACCTTATCGTGGTATCCACAAAGATGTCACGCAGTGTATGAAGTGTCTTCACTTCGGACATGGCACACGCAACTGCCACCTGGCCGCTAGATGCAACTATTGTGCAGGTGATCACGAATCATCGAATTGTCCCA
Coding sequences within:
- the LOC131695346 gene encoding uncharacterized protein LOC131695346, whose translation is MGKRKKPARSPKHGHRKSTNATISTIKSADVTASTPGQPAKKVREDDETSILSANHYSILSENNTAVNVSDLNGFGQEQEEEYPQNTVAVKLPPLIVKSIPLEKLQQDLHSKGVTAQFKLTRIGIKVMLQTKDEFTKTKAHLKEQNAQFFTHDMPSEKPFKAVVRGLPVMRPEDIKAELMERYKLQPLAVYVIARKQPGNHVYRDCLYLVHFRKGTVTLGALKAMKIIGNVVISWEPYRGIHKDVTQCMKCLHFGHGTRNCHLAARCNYCA